The nucleotide window AATTCGGTGTGTCAGCTGCAACCCCAATGGCTGTGGCTGCAGGACCTGTCGCAGGCGCTGCCCATGCCGAGGCAGAGGAAAAGACGGAATTTGATGTCATTCTGAGCGAAATAGGTGACAAGAAGATTCAGGTCATCAAGGCAATCCGGGCCATTACCGGTCTGGGCTTAAAAGAGGCCAAGGCCGTTGTTGATGAAGCCCCGAAACCGGTCAAGGAGGGGGTTTCAAAGGAGGAAGCTGAAGAGGTAAAGAAACAACTGGAAGAAGCAGGTGCATCTGTCGAAATCAAGTAACGAACATGGAGATATTATGCAAAACAGGCTTTCGGGAAGTAAGTGCCTAAGAAGGAGCTTTGGAACGATTCCAAAGATCGTTGCGTTTCCAAATTTGATCGAAATGCAGCGGGATTCTTATGCCCGCTTTTTGCAGCGTGACGTTCCGGCCGAGAAAAGACAGGATGTGGGCATTCAGACCGCTTTTACCAGCGTCTTTCCCATCCAGGATTTTACCGGGACTGCTTATCTTGAGTTTGTTTCTTACAGCTTCGGGGATGTGAAGTATCACGAACAGGAATGCCTCCACAAGGGAATGACGTACGAAGTTCCGATTCGAATAACGGTTCGACTTGTCATATATGATACGGACAAGGAGACGGGGGTCCAGAATATTCGTGATATCAAGGAGCAGGAAATCTATTTTGGCACGATCCCCCTGATGACAGACCGGGGAACCTTCATCGTCAACGGTACTGAGCGGGTCGTGGTAAGCCAGCTTCACAGGTCCCCCGGGGTGTTTTTTGATCACGACAAGGGCAAGACTCATTCCAGCGGCAAGGTTCTGTATACGGCAAGAATTATCCCGGTACGGGGATCCTGGATAGATCTGGAGATCGACCCCAAGGATGTTGTCTATGTGCGGATCGATCGGCGCCGCAAATTTCCTGTCACATTGCTTCTTAAGGCCTTTGGATACTCGGGTGAGGAGATCTTGGCCTATTTCTACCGCACAGAAAAGATTCTGGTGGAGGGAAAGCGCCTTTACAAGGCCTTTGATGAAGAGCTTCTTAAGGATCAGCGCGTCTCCAAGTCGGTGAAAGACCCGGTCACTGGCGAGATCATCGCCAAGAAGGGGAACCGGTTCACCAAGAAAACTATCCGCCAACTTGTTGAAGCGGGAGTTGACCGCATACCAATCGAACCTAAAGATGTAGAAGATAGAGTCCTGGCTCACACGTTGGTGGACCCAAAGAGCGGAGACCTTGTCGCCACTCATAATGAGGTCGTCGATGAGGAAATGTTTGATAGGATACTGGGGGCCAAGTTCTCCTCCTTTGACGTCTTGTACATCGACGGCGTTACGAGCAGCGATTCCATCAGAAAGACCCTGCTTCTTGACAAGGTGGAGACCCATGACGATGCTCTTTTGGAGATTTACAGAAGGCTTAGGCCCAGCAATCCTCCTACCGTCGAAGTGGCGCGTGAATTGTGTCGTCAGCTTTTTTTTCGCTCTTCCCATTACGATCTTTCGGCTGTTGGTCGTCTAAAGATGAACATCCGCCTGGGGCAGGACATTGCTCTCGACGTGCGTACGCTAATGAAAGACGATCTTTTACGCACAACAAAAACCTTAGTCGAATTGAAAGACAGGCAGGGGCCTGCCGACGACATCGATCACCTGGGGAACCGGCGAGTGCGGGCTGTTGGGGAGCTTTTGGAAAACCAATACCGCGTTGGCCTGGTAAGGATGGAACGGGCTATCAAGGAGCGCATGAGCCTTCAGGAAATCGACACGTTGATGCCGCACGATCTGATCAATTCCAAGCCGGTTTCTGCAGTGGTTAAGGAATTTTTTGGCACAAGTCAGCTCTCCCAGTTCATGGATCAGACCAACCCCCTTTCCGAAGTGACTCATAAACGGCGATTGAGTGCCTTGGGGCCAGGGGGGCTGACGAGGGAACGTGCCGGTTTTGAAGTGCGTGACGTGCATCCCACGCATTACGGGCGGATCTGTCCTATTGAGACCCCGGAGGGGCCTAATATCGGGTTGATTGTGTCGCTGAGTACTTATGCACGAGTAAACGCGTTCGGTTTTGTTGAGACACCCAACCGAGTCGTTGAAAATGGACGGGTGACAGACACCGTGAAATACATGAGCGCCCTGGAGGAAAAAGACTACCCAATTGCCCAGGCAAATGCT belongs to Deltaproteobacteria bacterium and includes:
- the rplL gene encoding 50S ribosomal protein L7/L12, whose protein sequence is MADVTKEDVIEFVSNMSVLELSELVKELEDKFGVSAATPMAVAAGPVAGAAHAEAEEKTEFDVILSEIGDKKIQVIKAIRAITGLGLKEAKAVVDEAPKPVKEGVSKEEAEEVKKQLEEAGASVEIK